Proteins encoded together in one Shewanella acanthi window:
- a CDS encoding molybdopterin-dependent oxidoreductase has product MRLTRKTDQVVESKVAALGLNRRQFLKSAGLATGGIAAASMLGTGMMRKAQANEHIPHNAPTEIKRTVCSHCAVGCGIYAEVQNGVWTGQEPAFDHPFNQGGHCAKGAALREHGHGEKRLKYPMKLEGGKWKKLSWEQAINEVGDKMTAIRQESGPDSVYFMGSAKFSNEQAYLYRKFAAMWGTNNVDHSARICHSTTVAGVANTWGYGAQTNSLNDIRNTKCIMFVGSNPSEAHPVAMQHILVAKERGAKVIVVDPRFTRTAAKSDEYVHIRPGTDIPFIYGLLWHIFENGWEDKQFINQRVYGMERIREEVKKYTPEEVENVAGVPKEQMFRIAKMLAETKPGTIVWCMGGTQHHVGNANTRSYCILQLALGNMGVSGGGTNIFRGHDNVQGATDFGLLFDNLPGYYGLTSGAWAHWSSVWDLDPKWVASRFDQGEYLGQNPQTSTGIPCSRWHDGVLEDKTKIAQKDNIRLAFFWGQSVNTETRGREVREALNKLDTVVVVDPFPTMAGVMHTRTDGVYLLPAATQFETYGSLSATNRSVQWRSKVIEPLFESLPDHVIMYKLAKKLGIDKEFCKHIQVNGEEPLIEDVTREFNRGMWTVGYTGQSPERLKMHQENWGTFDVNTLTAPGGPAKGEVYGLPWPCWGTPEMKHPGTQILYDQSKEVKDGGGTFRARYGVEHNGVNILAEGSYSKGSEIQDGYPEFTADMLKQLGWWDDLTEEEKKLADGKNWKTDLSGGIQRVAIKHGCIPFGNAKARCIVWTFPDDIPLHREPLYTPRRDLVAKYPTYEDRMVARLPTLYKSIQDKDFTQSFPMTLTSGRLVEYEGGGEESRSNPWLAELQQEMFIEMNPADAADRGIRDGDNVFVHSPEGAKITVKAMVTPRVIAGECFMPYHFAGMFEGENLSSKYPEGTVPYVLGESANTILTYGYDVVTQMQETKSSLCQISKA; this is encoded by the coding sequence ATGCGATTAACCCGCAAAACAGACCAAGTTGTTGAGTCCAAAGTGGCCGCACTAGGTCTTAATCGTCGCCAATTCTTAAAATCGGCAGGTCTTGCCACTGGTGGAATTGCAGCAGCTTCAATGCTGGGTACAGGCATGATGCGTAAAGCACAGGCCAATGAGCATATTCCCCATAACGCCCCCACTGAAATCAAACGTACCGTATGTTCTCACTGCGCAGTAGGCTGCGGTATCTATGCTGAAGTACAAAACGGGGTGTGGACTGGTCAAGAACCTGCTTTCGACCATCCATTCAACCAAGGCGGTCATTGTGCAAAAGGTGCCGCACTGCGTGAACACGGCCACGGTGAAAAACGCCTGAAATACCCAATGAAGTTAGAAGGCGGTAAGTGGAAAAAGCTCTCTTGGGAACAAGCGATCAACGAAGTGGGCGATAAGATGACTGCGATTCGTCAAGAATCAGGTCCTGACTCTGTCTACTTTATGGGTAGTGCTAAGTTCTCTAACGAACAAGCGTATTTATACCGTAAATTCGCGGCAATGTGGGGTACGAACAACGTCGACCACTCTGCCCGTATTTGTCACTCTACCACTGTAGCTGGTGTTGCTAACACTTGGGGCTACGGTGCGCAAACCAACTCCCTTAACGATATCCGCAACACTAAGTGCATCATGTTCGTGGGTTCAAACCCAAGTGAAGCCCACCCTGTTGCCATGCAGCACATTCTGGTAGCTAAAGAACGTGGCGCGAAAGTTATCGTAGTTGACCCTCGTTTCACCCGTACTGCAGCTAAGTCTGACGAGTACGTGCATATCCGCCCAGGCACCGACATTCCATTCATCTATGGTCTGCTATGGCACATCTTCGAAAACGGCTGGGAAGATAAACAATTCATCAATCAACGTGTATACGGCATGGAACGTATCCGTGAGGAAGTGAAAAAGTACACCCCAGAGGAAGTAGAGAACGTTGCTGGCGTGCCTAAGGAACAAATGTTCCGCATCGCCAAAATGTTAGCTGAGACAAAACCAGGCACCATCGTTTGGTGTATGGGTGGTACTCAGCACCACGTGGGTAACGCTAACACCCGTTCTTACTGTATTTTACAGTTAGCACTGGGCAACATGGGCGTTTCAGGCGGCGGGACTAACATTTTCCGTGGTCACGATAACGTGCAAGGTGCAACCGACTTCGGTTTGTTATTCGATAACTTACCTGGTTACTACGGCTTAACCTCTGGTGCTTGGGCTCACTGGTCTAGCGTATGGGACTTAGATCCAAAATGGGTTGCATCTCGTTTCGACCAAGGCGAATACCTCGGCCAAAACCCACAAACCTCAACGGGTATTCCTTGTTCTCGCTGGCACGACGGTGTACTCGAAGATAAAACCAAGATTGCACAAAAGGATAACATCCGTCTGGCGTTCTTCTGGGGTCAGTCAGTTAACACCGAAACCCGTGGTCGCGAAGTACGTGAAGCCCTGAACAAGTTAGACACTGTGGTGGTGGTAGATCCATTCCCAACTATGGCTGGTGTAATGCATACTCGTACCGATGGTGTTTACTTACTGCCTGCGGCAACTCAGTTCGAAACCTACGGTTCGTTATCCGCAACCAACCGCTCTGTGCAATGGCGTTCGAAAGTGATCGAGCCACTGTTCGAATCACTACCAGACCACGTCATTATGTACAAGCTGGCGAAAAAACTGGGTATCGACAAGGAGTTCTGCAAGCACATTCAAGTGAATGGCGAAGAGCCATTAATTGAAGATGTGACACGCGAATTTAACCGTGGTATGTGGACCGTCGGTTACACAGGTCAAAGCCCTGAGCGTCTGAAAATGCACCAAGAAAACTGGGGTACTTTCGATGTGAACACGCTGACCGCACCCGGTGGCCCAGCGAAAGGTGAAGTTTACGGCTTACCTTGGCCATGTTGGGGCACGCCAGAAATGAAACACCCTGGCACTCAGATCCTTTACGACCAATCCAAAGAAGTAAAAGACGGTGGTGGCACCTTCCGTGCCCGTTATGGGGTAGAACACAACGGCGTGAACATCCTTGCCGAAGGTTCTTACTCAAAAGGCAGCGAAATCCAAGACGGTTATCCTGAATTTACCGCCGACATGCTTAAGCAGCTCGGTTGGTGGGATGATTTAACCGAAGAAGAGAAAAAACTGGCCGATGGCAAAAACTGGAAGACTGACCTGTCTGGCGGTATTCAACGTGTCGCCATTAAACACGGTTGTATTCCATTTGGTAACGCGAAAGCACGTTGTATCGTATGGACTTTCCCAGATGATATCCCGCTGCACCGCGAGCCACTCTACACTCCTCGTCGTGACTTAGTCGCTAAGTACCCAACCTACGAAGACCGTATGGTTGCCCGTCTACCGACGCTGTATAAGTCAATTCAGGACAAGGACTTTACCCAAAGCTTCCCAATGACACTGACCTCTGGTCGTTTAGTGGAATACGAAGGTGGTGGTGAAGAATCCCGTTCTAACCCTTGGTTAGCCGAGCTACAACAGGAAATGTTTATCGAAATGAACCCTGCAGATGCTGCAGATCGCGGTATTCGTGACGGTGACAATGTCTTTGTACACAGCCCAGAAGGCGCCAAGATCACGGTTAAGGCAATGGTAACCCCACGGGTTATCGCTGGTGAGTGTTTTATGCCATACCACTTCGCAGGGATGTTCGAAGGTGAAAACCTTTCGAGCAAATACCCAGAAGGCACAGTACCTTATGTACTGGGTGAGTCGGCAAACACGATTCTAACCTACGGCTATGACGTTGTGACTCAGATGCAAGAAACTAAGTCCAGCCTTTGCCAAATTAG
- a CDS encoding TorD/DmsD family molecular chaperone, whose amino-acid sequence MTESVRQVSENDQLRADIYQLLAALLRRHPSPELLQFLASLEIEANEDNEMTKAWLALQLAAQQFSSEQLEDEYFALFLGVGCGEILPYGSWFMTGSLMDKPLALLRNDLMQLGFEREENVKEPEDHVAALCEVMSTLILEAPSYRQLAFYQRHIGSWIIRFCEAVSKAPSAAFYATVAQLAKAFFEMEANEFEQLSLGIPVNCPGSAELQPATSDVETQAELLN is encoded by the coding sequence ATGACCGAATCAGTAAGACAAGTATCAGAAAACGATCAGTTGAGAGCCGATATCTATCAACTGTTGGCAGCGCTATTACGCCGTCACCCAAGCCCAGAGTTACTGCAATTCTTGGCAAGCCTTGAGATTGAAGCCAACGAAGATAACGAAATGACCAAGGCTTGGTTGGCTCTGCAACTGGCGGCGCAGCAATTTAGTAGTGAGCAATTAGAAGACGAGTATTTTGCCCTATTCCTCGGCGTAGGCTGCGGTGAAATCCTCCCTTACGGTAGCTGGTTTATGACAGGCTCCCTAATGGATAAACCGCTGGCATTACTGCGTAACGACTTAATGCAATTAGGTTTTGAGCGCGAAGAAAACGTCAAGGAGCCAGAGGATCACGTAGCCGCACTGTGCGAAGTGATGAGCACCCTGATTCTTGAAGCCCCCAGCTATCGCCAATTGGCCTTCTACCAACGTCATATCGGCAGTTGGATTATCCGTTTCTGCGAAGCGGTCAGCAAAGCACCGAGCGCAGCGTTTTATGCCACGGTTGCCCAGCTTGCCAAAGCCTTCTTTGAAATGGAGGCCAACGAGTTTGAACAGTTGAGCTTAGGTATTCCGGTAAATTGCCCCGGCAGCGCCGAACTACAACCTGCCACCAGCGATGTAGAAACCCAAGCAGAATTGCTCAATTAA
- a CDS encoding DUF3306 domain-containing protein: MTDTTTKSGGFFSRWTQRRESVAAEEAALKAKENAEQAQAESVTDLADESIEATAADNGIAPATDEEANRILTAEDLPNPEEIEIGGSFAQFMATNVDPAAKTAALRALWKQPHFNEIDGLLEYALDYSNQPKLSPEVSAELAQKVFRFVTKESEEEEQTELATAESVINTENSMELEKSDVETELATSDVTDNLDGESEELPQNEPELTTQVNNQVV, translated from the coding sequence ATGACTGATACCACGACTAAATCTGGCGGTTTTTTTAGTCGCTGGACTCAGCGCCGTGAGAGCGTTGCTGCCGAAGAAGCCGCGCTCAAAGCAAAAGAAAATGCAGAGCAGGCACAAGCTGAATCAGTCACTGATTTAGCTGACGAGTCGATTGAGGCAACAGCTGCAGACAACGGCATCGCGCCAGCAACCGATGAAGAGGCGAATCGCATCTTAACGGCCGAGGACCTCCCTAATCCGGAAGAGATTGAAATTGGTGGCAGTTTTGCCCAATTCATGGCAACGAATGTCGACCCAGCAGCTAAAACCGCAGCTCTTCGAGCACTATGGAAACAGCCTCATTTCAATGAGATAGATGGTTTACTCGAATATGCACTCGACTATAGCAACCAGCCTAAACTCAGCCCCGAGGTGTCAGCCGAATTAGCGCAAAAAGTATTCCGTTTTGTCACCAAGGAGAGCGAGGAAGAAGAGCAAACTGAACTCGCAACCGCAGAGTCTGTGATAAACACCGAAAATTCAATGGAATTAGAAAAAAGTGATGTCGAAACCGAATTAGCTACCTCTGATGTTACGGACAATTTGGATGGGGAGTCTGAAGAGCTACCCCAAAATGAACCAGAACTTACCACTCAGGTTAATAACCAAGTCGTTTAA
- a CDS encoding DUF3305 domain-containing protein, which produces MQHSKSVWPMYVSLKKVEKMVGRWSTVQWEIDHILPATHEAPEGATLVLLELHKDERASYRINLDMDNAMLYLVCDEMADGTWVPAMLSADQNVAAGCLEGNTPVINMLMPEAIACWIEAFITQYGEVEIAAYRRKHVDRRKNQGPSHDPLRGRND; this is translated from the coding sequence ATGCAACATTCAAAAAGTGTTTGGCCTATGTACGTCTCACTCAAAAAAGTGGAGAAAATGGTAGGTCGTTGGAGCACAGTTCAATGGGAAATCGACCATATTCTACCTGCCACCCATGAAGCCCCTGAGGGTGCGACCCTAGTGCTGCTCGAACTACATAAAGATGAGCGCGCGAGCTATCGCATCAACCTCGATATGGACAATGCCATGCTATATCTGGTGTGCGATGAAATGGCCGACGGCACATGGGTGCCAGCCATGCTGTCAGCGGATCAAAACGTCGCAGCGGGTTGCCTTGAAGGAAACACACCTGTAATCAATATGTTAATGCCAGAGGCTATCGCCTGTTGGATCGAAGCCTTTATCACTCAATACGGCGAAGTGGAAATTGCGGCTTACCGTCGTAAGCACGTCGACCGCCGTAAAAATCAAGGCCCAAGCCACGACCCGCTACGGGGGAGAAATGACTGA
- a CDS encoding twin-arginine translocation signal domain-containing protein: MKKQASDMGRRQLLKALAIGSAAGAVATVSSQALAATPSVAPVTPKSDNYRETDHIRNYYASLNN; the protein is encoded by the coding sequence ATGAAGAAGCAAGCTTCCGACATGGGCCGTCGTCAATTGCTTAAAGCATTGGCAATAGGCAGTGCGGCTGGCGCGGTAGCGACTGTTAGTAGTCAGGCATTAGCCGCGACACCTAGCGTTGCCCCTGTCACCCCAAAAAGTGACAACTACCGCGAAACCGACCATATCCGCAACTACTATGCGTCGTTGAACAACTAA
- a CDS encoding 4Fe-4S binding protein yields the protein MTNQTQYALKQARHNVLAQTTILQNLIPPTVSYTTEGTVLIIGPEDLARLAADKLSTMANRVILANEAITSQDEAHLERVMAAATDVESYYNKLIGIKGFLGQFQVSVEHQDGAAELSIVAIRKPHFDLVLDLSSTPCLNLEMLPPGYFYVGQDEAKLADALEQLPDLVGQFEKPRYVKINADLCAHDRNGINGCNRCLNFCPADAISSVAKKIEVDPYLCHGAGSCTSACPTGAIGYDLPTPQALHSYLNKIISRFREQAQTAPVILFHDNAVGASLINDELAGDVLPVALEEITVASIDHWLSSLAWGARQILILNTDATAPTLTQMLKGELALANSILDEMGQPQRISLIDPSTLAELDPILDISLDWPVIVPGAFASTTKRNTLYEAIDHLNSQAGEIDTCLSINNIPYGKVSVNVDKCTLCMSCVAICPTMALQDGGDKPALHFVEQNCVQCGLCESACPEKVISLTPQINFDKAARQQQHTLKEEAPFECIRCGSPFATQSMVHRMLDMVGAHSAFSANIERLKMCGDCRVKDMFEDILQDPEKQLR from the coding sequence ATGACCAATCAAACCCAGTACGCGCTCAAACAAGCGCGGCATAATGTGTTAGCCCAAACAACGATTTTACAGAATCTCATCCCTCCAACGGTGAGCTACACCACTGAGGGCACGGTACTGATTATCGGACCAGAGGATCTGGCGCGCCTCGCAGCGGACAAATTGTCCACTATGGCAAATCGAGTGATCTTGGCTAACGAAGCCATTACCAGCCAAGATGAAGCTCACCTCGAGCGTGTGATGGCGGCAGCTACCGATGTCGAAAGCTACTACAACAAATTAATTGGTATTAAAGGCTTTTTAGGCCAATTTCAAGTCAGTGTTGAACATCAAGATGGCGCAGCCGAACTAAGCATTGTTGCTATTCGCAAACCTCATTTCGACCTCGTTCTCGATTTAAGCAGCACGCCTTGCCTGAATCTTGAAATGCTACCACCAGGGTATTTTTATGTTGGCCAAGATGAAGCCAAACTTGCCGATGCGTTAGAACAACTGCCTGACTTAGTCGGTCAGTTCGAGAAGCCTCGCTACGTAAAAATCAATGCGGATCTTTGCGCCCACGATCGCAATGGTATCAACGGTTGTAACCGTTGTTTGAATTTCTGTCCTGCCGACGCCATCAGCAGCGTAGCCAAAAAGATTGAAGTCGACCCGTATCTCTGCCACGGTGCTGGCAGCTGTACCAGCGCCTGTCCAACGGGTGCCATTGGCTACGACCTGCCAACTCCTCAGGCATTACATTCTTATCTGAACAAAATCATCAGTCGTTTCCGAGAGCAAGCTCAAACGGCCCCCGTGATTCTGTTCCATGACAATGCCGTTGGCGCAAGCTTAATCAACGACGAATTGGCGGGCGATGTTCTGCCAGTCGCGTTAGAAGAAATCACAGTGGCTAGCATCGACCATTGGTTGTCATCGCTAGCTTGGGGCGCTCGCCAAATTTTGATCCTCAACACTGATGCTACAGCCCCAACGCTCACTCAGATGCTTAAAGGTGAATTAGCACTAGCAAATAGCATTCTGGATGAAATGGGTCAGCCGCAGCGTATCAGCCTGATTGACCCAAGCACACTTGCAGAGCTGGATCCAATACTGGACATCAGCCTTGATTGGCCAGTGATTGTGCCAGGCGCTTTTGCCTCGACCACAAAGCGTAATACCTTGTATGAAGCAATTGACCATTTAAACAGCCAAGCGGGTGAAATTGATACTTGCTTAAGTATCAATAACATTCCCTATGGCAAAGTCAGTGTAAACGTTGATAAATGTACTCTGTGTATGTCATGCGTAGCGATTTGCCCCACTATGGCACTGCAGGATGGTGGTGATAAACCTGCGCTACACTTCGTTGAGCAAAACTGTGTGCAATGCGGTTTATGTGAGTCAGCCTGCCCAGAGAAGGTCATCAGCCTGACCCCACAAATCAATTTCGATAAAGCTGCCCGTCAGCAGCAACACACCCTGAAAGAAGAAGCCCCATTTGAATGTATTCGTTGTGGCTCTCCTTTTGCGACCCAATCTATGGTGCATCGGATGCTGGATATGGTCGGCGCGCACAGTGCATTTTCAGCCAACATTGAACGCCTGAAAATGTGCGGCGATTGCCGGGTAAAAGACATGTTTGAAGACATTCTTCAAGATCCTGAAAAGCAACTGCGATAA